The sequence below is a genomic window from Sphingobium sp. EP60837.
GCCGCCCATGGCCATCGAGGGCATTTGCAAATAGGTCCAGATCTGCTGCGCCGCGCCATAGGCAGCGGTGACCAGGAAACCTTCCCGGTTGACTAGCCCAATCATCACCAATCCGGTAGCAGACATGACGATCATCTGCAGGCCCATGGGCAACCCCTTCCCCAATAAGAGGCGGATCTGGGTGGGATCTGGCCACAAATAGGCCAACTCCGGCCCGCGCAGGCGCAGAGGCAGGTCCTTGGCGTAGATGTAGAGAATGACTCCGATCATGCTGATGAAGCCTGCCGCCGCCGTGGCCGCCGCGGATCCGCCGATGCCCATTGCCGGTATGGGTCCAAGGCCGAGGATCAGCACTGGATTGAGGACAAGATCAACGCCGACGCTTACGAACATGAAGATCAGGGGCGTGCGCGCATCACCAGTGCCCCGCAGGCCCATCATGATCATGACGCCGATCAGCGTGGCCGGCATCGCGATGAAGATCACGCGCAAATAGGTGAGCGCCAGCCCGGATGCCTCGGGCGGGGTCGCCAACATGCGCAGCATAGCAGGCGCACCGATCCAGCCTCCCCCCGCCACCACTAGGCCCAGCAGCGTACAAAACCCGACAGCCGAACCAAAAGCTCGCCGCGCCGCGTCCATGTCGCCTCGCCCCGCCGCCTGCGCGATCATGACTGTCGATGCCATGCCGAAGCCGAAGACGATGGAGAACATCAGGAACATGGTGATATTCGCGTTGGCGGTGGCGGCAAGCGCCTGCGCGCCCAGAAAACGGCCGATCCAAATCGCGTTGATCGATCCGTTTAGCGATTGAAGGATGTTGGACGCCAAAGTCGGGATAGCAAAGAGCAGCAGTGTCGATGCGATAGGCCCCTGCGTAAGATCCTTCGCACCGCGCTTTTCAGCCGCCATCATTTCACCCTCCCCTTACGGGGTCACAGTAGCCGATCAGGCGAGCCGGTCCAGCGCCGCCTTCAGCCTTTCCGCCTCAGCGGCTTTTTCCGCATGATCCTCACGCGCCTTCGCCACGGCTTCGGGTTTCGCCTTTTCAACGAAACTCGGATTGGACAGCCGGCCGGACAAGGAGTCGCGCTCCTTCTCCGCACTGGCGAGCGCCTTGGCGAGACGAGCTTGCTCCGCACCGATGTCGATGACGCCCTCCAGCGGCAGGATGAACGTCGCCTCATCGACAACGACCTGCGCCGCTCCACCCTCGACGGCGTCGCCAAAGGACAGGCTTTCAACCCGGCCAAGGCGGGCTAGCGCCGCGCCCTGTCGGTCGATACGGCGGCGGGTCTCCTCGGAAGCATCACGCGCAATGACGCGCAGCTTGGCCCCCGGTGGCACGTTCAGCTCGGTGCGCGCAGTGCGCATCGCGCTGATCAGACGGATGAGCCAATCGATCTCCGCCTGCGCTTGCGCATCGACGGCGTAGAGCGCCTGGGGCCAGCGCGCGACAATCAGCTCGCTCTCCCGCTCGCCGGTGAGATTCCATAACTCCTCGGTAATGAAGGGCATGAAGGGATGCAGCATGACCAATATCTGGTCGAACGCCCAACCCGCAACAGCACGGGTCTCTTCGTCCATCGAGCCCTTGGTCAACTCGATATACCAGTCGCAGAACTGGTCCCAGACGAAGTGGTAGATGGCGTTGGCCGCTGCGTCGAAGCGCAGTTCGGCCATGGCGGTGTCTATCGCCTGCACGGTCGCAACCGTCTCGGCAATGATCCAGCGATTGACCGGCGCTTCGGCATGAGGCGCTTCGTGCGTTGTCGAAGCCGTGACGCCGTTGGATTGCAGGAAGCGCGCCGCGTTCCACAGCTTGGTCGCGAAGTTGCGATAGCCCTCGACCCGCTTCTCATCCATCTTCACGTCGCGGCCCTGGCTTTCCATGGCGCTCATGAAGAAACGCAGCGCGTCGGCGCCGAACTTGTCGATCAGGCCGAGCGGATCGACGACATTGCCCTTGGACTTGGACATTTTCTGCCCGTCCGCGGCGCGTACCAGCCCATGCAGGTAAAGCTTGCGCCACGGCACATCGCTCATGAACTCCAGCCCTTGCATCGCCATGCGCGCGTCCCAGAAGAACAGGATGTCAAAGCCGGAGATCAGCAGATCGTTTGGATAATGACGCTTGAGCGTTTCGGTCTGCTCAGGCCAGCCAAGCGTACCGAAGGGCCAGAGCGCCGAGGAGAACCAGGTGTCGAGCACATCCGGGTCGCGGGTCAGCTTCTTGTTACCGGCGAGGGCCTGCGCCTCCTCCTCGCTTTCAGCGACGTAGGGATTGCCGTCTTCGTCATACCAAGCGGGAATCTGATGCCCCCACCACAGTTGGCGCGACACGCACCAGGGTTGGATATTCTCCATCCAGTTGAAGAAAGTCTTTTCCCACGTCTTGGGCACGATCTCGATCCGCCCGTCGCGCACGGCCTGCATCGGCGCGATGCTCAGCTTTTCGGCATCGACATACCATTGATCGGTCAGCCATGGTTCAATCACCACCCCCGAGCGGTCGCCAAAGGGCGTCTGGATGGTCCGCGGCTCGGCATCGGCCTCGATTTCCTCACCTTCCTTGTTCTTCGTGACATATGGAACAAGCAGGCCCAGCGCCTTCATCTCAGCGACAACCAACTCACGCGCGCCATCGACGCCATCGCGGCAGAAGCGGTGGAGACCCAGGAAACGGTCGGGGATAAGTCCGTCAGCGCTCTGGATAACATTGGCGTCGGCATCGAACATGTTGAGCATGTCGGCCGCCTTGAAGCCCGCCCGTTTGCCCACTTCAAAGTCGTTGAAGTCGTGCCCCGGCGTAATCTTGACCGCACCCGATCCGAGTTCAGGATCAGCATAATCATCCGCGACCACCTTGAACCGGCGGCCGGTAATCGGCTGAAGGATATCCTTGCCGATGACATCCTTGTAGCGGGGATCTTCGGGATGCACGGCGACCGCCATGTCCGCCAGCATGGTCTCCGGCCGAGTGGTCGCAACGACGATATGATCTGCTCCGTTCGCCAGCTTGACGCCATCGGCCAGCGGATAACGGAAATGCCAGAAGCCGCCTTTTACTTCCTTTGTCTCCACCTCCAGGTCCGAGATGGCAGACCGGAAATGCGGGTCCCAATTCACCAAGCGCTTGTCGCGATAGAGCAGCCCCCGTTTGTGCAACTCCACGAAGACCTTCAACACAGCCTTCGAAAAGCCCTCATCCATGGTGAAACGCTCATTGGCCCAATCCATCGAACAGCCAAGACGCCGCAGCTGGCGTGTGATCGCGCCGCCGCTTTCCGCCTTCCATTCCCAGACCTTGGCGACGAAGTCATCGCGCGAAAAATCGGTGCGCTTCTGTCCGACAGCGTTCAACTGCCGTTCCACCACCATCTGGGTCGCGATGCCCGCATGGTCGGTGCCAACCACCCACAGCGCATCCTTGCCGCGCAACCGCTCGTAACGGATCACGATGTCCTGCAGCGTATTGTCGAGGGCATGCCCAATATGCAGGCTGCCCGTCACGTTCGGCGGCGGGTTGACGATCGTGAAGGGCTCAGCGCCGGGCCGCTCGGGCCGGAACAGGCCCTTGCTTTCCCAATGGGCGTACCAGCGGGATTCGATTTCGGCGGGGTCGAAGGTTTTAGGCAATTCGGTCATGGAAAGGCGCCTTAATGCCCCTTCCCTGACCATTCCAGCGCTTTTACCGCTTCATCCAGCGGTCGAACCAAGCGTCAAAGCAAGTCATGACGATCCGTTTCGGCCCGCGCCCGATCAGCGGGCAGTGATCCGGGCGATTTCCTTGGCGACCATATCTTCGACCAGCGCGGGCAGGCGCGCGTCGAGCCACTCCTTGAGCATCGGCTTCAACATCGCGCGGACTAGCCCGTCCAATGTGTTATCCTCGCCATCTTTGGGTGTCACCAGCATGGAAGACAAGGTGGACAGGGAATGACGCGCCGCGACCTCGCTTTCGACCGAAAGAATGGAGTTATCCTCCACCGCCGCTTCGATCCGGGGTGCACGAGACGTCTTATGGGCAGGCATCGGCTCCTCCGCTCCAACCTCGTCAGTCAGTTCCAGCACTTCTTCCACCGCCGGATCGGTGGTTTCTGCTGCCTGCTTGGGCGCAGCGTCGGACTTGCCGCGGCGCGACACAGGCTGCACGGCCTCCTCGCCTTCCTCCGCAATGATGCGCTTGATGGACGAGAGAATGTCCTCCATCGAGGGTTCCTTGCTCATGTCGCCCATGAATGTCCCTGTTAACCTAAGGTTGTTGCCCCAACCCAGCAGGCACATTGGCATTTTGTACAGGCGTGTCAACGGTTCGCGTTGCTTGGGGCTTGGGCGCGGGGTCGAAATCCCAATCGAACCACTTGCCTTTGACCCGGTCGTAATTAACCATGGGGTTATAAAGCGCGCCCGTTTCCAGGCTTAGGTCGTCCGCTTCCGCGTGCCCCATGGCGGCGAGCAGGCTGAAGCCCGCGACATAGGCATTGCGGCGCGCCGAAACCAACTGAACCTTGGCGTTCAGCGCTTCCTGCTCGGCATTCAATATGTCGATGATGGTGCGGCTGCCGACCGAATTTTCGGCGCGCACGCCTTCCAACGATAAATTGGCGGCTTCCACCGCTTTCTGGTTGGATTCGATGCTTTGCAGAGATGCCTGCCAGCTTGCATAGGCGGAGCGGGTCTGAGCGATGATGCCGCGTTCGACCTCGATTTCCTGTTCGATCGCTTGCGATTCCAGCGCCTGGTTCTGGCGCACCTGCGCGCCGGGACGGCCACCCTGATAGAGCGGCAGACGCAGCGTTGCGCCCGCTACCACCTGCTTGTTGGTCTGCGACGGATCGGGATTGCCCGCCTCATGCAGCGATCCCAGATAATGGGTATAGCTGCCCTGCGCGAAACCGGACAGCGTCGGCAGGACGCCTGCCTTCGCGACCCTCACGTCATACCGCGCCGCCTCCCGCAGCTTGCGCGCGGCGATAATGTCGGGATTGTCGGCAAGCGCCACCTGCACAGCCGTTTCTGGGGACGCAGGCAGGCCGGGCAATGGCGGGGGCGGCTGCAGGTCATCGGGCGCAGCGCCAACCAGAGCGATGTAATTTTCCCGGCTGGTGATGAGGTTGGCCCGGGCCGTCTGCAGGTCCGATCGGGCAAGCGCCAGCCGCGACTCGGACTGGGCAACGTCAGTGCGGGTCAGATCGCCCACCTCGAACCGGTCGCTGGACGCCTGAAGGTTGACCTCCAGCGCATTCACATTGCCCATATTGAAGGAGACGATGGCGCTGTCCCGGATAACGTCCATATAGGCCGCGACGACCTGGGAGAAGATCGACGCTTCTGTCCCGCGCAGATTGGCCTGCCCCGCTTCGACGCGGACCTTTGCCGCCTTGACCCCGTTGCGCACCGCGCCGCCCTGATAGATGGGCACGCTGACGTTGGCGGTCCCCGCCAGCGACCGGTCGGGCGCCAGGAAGGAGCGTGCCGGTTTGACGATCAGTTCCTGAAACTCTGCGGTAGTGCCTACGGCGGGACGGCCATCGGCCTTGCGAAGCGGCACATTTTCATCCGTTGCGCGCTGCTGCGCACGCGTACCGGTGAGGGTGGGATTGGATCGATAGGCTTTGGCGAGCGCACCCTGGAGGGTCTCCGCGCTTGCCATGCCAGCGTTAAGGAGCAGCAAAACCGTGGCGGCGGAGTACCGAAGAAACACCTGCTTCGCTGTCATGACCCCCCCGGCCTGTTAAAAAACAAAACGCTCCGGCGCAGAAAAACCGGGCAGCACCACCATCTCCAGATCGGCAAGGCTTGCAAGGCCCAGCACTCCCGAAATTACGCGCCCGCTGCACAGGCGTGTGACGCCGCGCTCCACCAGACCCGTCACGACCCGCGCGCCATCGGCAAGTTGCTGAACGAGCGCGGCGGGCACTTCCTCCACGGCCCCGTCGATGAACAGCAGGTCATATGGCGCGCCTTCAGGAGCGCCCGCGGCGAGCGCACCGCGCACGACTTTGGCAGCGCCGTCCAGAAGCTGCGGCCCGTCTTCGGCCTCCACCGCCGTCACCTTCGCGCCCAGCGCTGTCAGGAGCGCCGCGCTATATCCTGTCGCAGCCCCGATGAGCAGGACGCGATCGCCCTCCTCAACCCGGCCTTCCTTGAGCAAGCGCCCAGTCGCCAAGGGAGGATTAAGCGCGCGGCCGTTCGAAAGCGGAACCGCGCGGTCGATATAGGCCATCGCCCGGCGCTCGGCGGGTACAAAATCTTCCCGCGGCACCTTTGCCATCGCCGCGATTACGCGCTGGTCATCGACATCGCTGGTACGAAGCTGGCTTTCGACCATGGCGGCCCGCATCGATGAAAAATTCTGCTCGGTCACGACACTTCCTCGATTGGCACAACTGTATTGGGAAGGCAACACAGTGCTGACGTTAACGGACCTCTAAATCACGGGGCTTGCAACGCCAAGCGGCTTTCCGCGCCCATGAGCGAGAATCTTGAAGGGGAGCGCCACCCGCGTGCTTGACTTTGAAACAAAAGCCTCACATTTGCGGCGTCCCACATGCGCAAGGCCCGATGGCGGAGTGGTGACGCAGCGGACTGCAAATCCGTATACGCCGGTTCGATTCCGGCTCGGGCCTCCAAGCGCGCCTTTGTCAGCATTCATGCGATCAGGCGCCAGCCGACCACCGCCAGAATAACCGCCAGCAGCGGCTGAAGCACGCGGTCCGATGCGCGCGTCGCAAGCAGTGAGCCGATGATGATGCCCGGAATTGACCCGAGCAGCAGGTTGAGCAGCAGTTCGGAATTGACGTTCCCGATCCACAAATGCCCCAATCCCGCCACCAGAGTTAGCGGGACGGCATGAACGATATCCGTCGCTACCAGCCTCTGCATGCGCATGCGTATGGGATAGAGCGCCAAGAGCAATGTCGCGCCGATCGCCCCAGCACCAACGGAAGTCAGCGTCACCATGCCCCCCAGCAGCGCCCCTGCCGCCACCGTCAGCGCAGGCTGCCAGCGCGTGAAGCTGTCGGCTGTCCCTACGCGCCGCGCCAGCGCCCAGCGGTGGAAACGACCACGGAGCAGCATCGCAACCGCCGTGGCGATCAACACGAACCCAAGGCCCATGGTCACGATGCCGCCCTTGATCTGCTCAACATGCGTCTGCGAAAGAATCAGCAGCATGATCAGGGCGGCAGGCAGGCTGCCAAGGCAAAGCCGCTTCACCACCTCATAGTCAGGCCCGCCGTCAGGGCCGCCATGGCGATGATGGATCGTGCCACCCACGGACTTGGTGATGGCCGCAAACCACAAGTCGGTGCCAACCGCCGTCGCGGGCGCGACGCCGAACAACAGGATGAGGATAGGCGCCATCAATGACCCGCCGCCTACGCCCGTCAGGCCGACCATCAACCCGACGAACAGGCCCGCGATCCCATGCAGCCAATCCATATCATGCCCCCGGCTTCTCGATGCAGGCGACGGCTTACGACCCTGCGCACGGTGCATCCAGCCCTGCCGGAGAGAAATTTTCACCTGCAAAAGAGGCGTATGACCAGATTCGCCGCGCGCGCCGGTCTCGACTTCCCTTCCCGCCCCCGTCTAAAGAGGAGCGATGATGAAGCTGTTCATAGGCAATAAGGCTTATTCGAGTTGGTCGCTGCGCGGTTGGCTCGCTTGCAAGCTGAGCGGTTTGCCGTTCGAGGAAGTCGTGGTTCCGCTCTATGATGAGGTTTGGGAGAAGCGGCGCGAAGGCGATGAGTTCGCGCCGTCCTCGGGTAAGGTGCCGATCCTGTGGGACGGGGACGACACGGTGGTCTGGGACAGCCTGGCGATCATCGAATATCTCAATGAAAAAACGGGTGGCGACAAATTCTGGCCCGCCGACACTGCCGCCCGCGCGATGGCGCGTTCAATGGCGGCGGAAATGCATTCAAGCTTCGCCGCGCTGCGCCGAGAGCACAGCATGAACATCCGTCAGATCTACGCTGCCGTGCCGCCCTCCGAAGCGGTTGCCCAGGATATTGCGCGGATTATGCAGCTCTGGGCGCAGGCGCGCGCACGTTATGGCGGAATCGGCGACTTTCTGTTCGGCGAGTTCAGCGCAGCCGACGTCATGTTCGCGCCGGTCGTGACGCGCTTCATTACCTACCAACTCCCCGTCGCCCGCTTTGCTGACGCCTATATGCAGGCGATCATCGCCCACCCGTGGATGCAGGAATGGATCGGCGGGGCTCAGGCTGAGGAATGGGTGATCGACCGCTTCGAGGCTCCACCGCAAGCGGGGTGAGTTGCTTTAGCTCACTCCCCGTCATTCCAGCGAAAGCTGGAATCTGAGAAGACGCCCGACACAGCCTGAGACCTCAGCTTCCGCTGGAGTGATGAATTGTTGGGAGCGGCGTCTTCTCACCTACAACCGACACAAAAATGGGCCGGAAGGACAATGTCCCGCCGGCCCATTTTATTTTTCTGTCGTTCGATCAGCCGACGATTTCGTCCGACTTGAAGAAATAAGCGATTTCGATCGCCGCATTTTCCTCGCTGTCCGAACCATGGACCGAATTGGCTTCGATCGACTCGGCATATTCCTTGCGGATCGTGCCTTCGTCGGCATTGGCGGGGTTGGTAGCGCCCATGATGTCGCGGTTGCGCTTCACGGCGTCTTCGCCTTCCAGAACCTGGACGACGACAGGGCCCGAAATCATGAAGGCGACCAGGTCAGCGAAGAACGGGCGTTCCTTGTGAACGGCGTAGAAGCCTTCGGCCTGCTCGCGGCTCATGCGGATGCGCTTGGATGCGACGACGCGCAGGCCCGCTTCTTCCAGCTTCTTGGTCACGGCGCCGGTCAGATTGCGGCGCGTGGCGTCGGGCTTGATGATCGAAAAGGTGCGGGTCACAGCCATGAGGCTCAAAAGCTCCGGATTGTTGGAATTGGCGCGCCCTTTAGACCGCGCTGTCCCGCACTGCAAGGGGGCGCGGACAGGTGGAGGCACTTACGGCCCCTGCACCCATTTGCCCTGCTCTTGCCGCCAAAAGCGGGAAGTGACGCCGTCGCGCTTCGAAAGTGAGCGCCAGCTTTCGCGCGCCCCGTCAATGGTGACCGCGTCGAAGAAGTAGAAGGCTCGGTCGAAATCCAGCGCTTCCTCACGCCAGAGGCCATCGGCCAGCGCTATATGTCGGGCGCCATTTGCAGGCACGCAATCCTGCGCCAGCAGCACGGGTTGGAGGGAGTCCTTCCCCTCCCCCGCACGACCATGGGCGATGAAACTCTCCGGCGGCCCGGCCCATAGTCCCGTGGAAATACGCCCCAGCTGCGCCTCATCCTGCGCCACCACCAATAGCCGCTCCCCTAGCCCCAGGATGCGCGCGGCAATGGCGGGCAGCACCTGATCGACGGGATCGCGGCTCAGCTGGTAGAAATCGACTTGCATCAGCGCTCGAACTTGTCGCTCACGAGCCGGTCGATGAGGCGGACGCCATAGCCGGTCGCGCCCTTGTCCCAGGTCGCGCCGGGCTTGTCGGCCCAGACCATTCCCGCAATGTCGAGATGCGCCCATTTGACGCCTTCATCGACGAAGCGCTTGATGAACTGCGCCGCGGTGATCGATCCGGCGTAGCGCGCGCCCATATTCTTCATGTCGGCGATCGGGCTGTCGATCAGCTTGTTATAGGCGTCGGACAGCGGGAAGCGCCACAGTTGGTCCCCGCTCGCCTTGCCTGCGGCGATCAGATCCTCGGCCAGCCCATCGTCATTGGCGAAGATGCCCGCATATTGATCGCCCAACGCGACAATCATAGCGCCGGTCAGCGTTGCAAGATCAATGATAACCTCCGGCGCATAGGTCTTCTGCGCCCAGGTGATGACATCGCACAGCACCAGGCGGCCTTCGGCATCAGTATTGATGACCTCGATCGTCTGACCCGACATGGATGTGACGATGTCGCCCGGCCGCTGCGCGTTGCCGTCGGGCATATTTTCCACCAAGCCGCAGATGCCCACGACGCGCGCCTTCGCCTTGCGGCCCGCAAACGCCTTCATTGCGCCCGCGACCGCACCCGCGCCGCCCATGTCCCACTTCATGTCTTCCATGCCCGCGCCAGGCTTCAGGGAAATGCCGCCCGTATCGAAGGTCACACCCTTCCCGACGAAGACGATGGGCTTGCTTTCCGCTCCGCCGGTGCCGTCCCATTCCATCGCCAGCAGGCGCGGCTCACGCACCGATCCCTGCGCCACGCCGAGCAGCGCGCCCATACCGAGTTCGGCCATCGCCGCCTTGTCGAGAACGGTGATCTTGACGCCCATCTGTTCAAGATGGCGGCAGCGTTCGACGAAGCTCTCCGGATACAAGATGTTCGCGGGCTCTGACACCAGCTCGCGCGTAAAGGCGACGCCTTCGGCCACGGCGGCCAGCC
It includes:
- a CDS encoding MATE family efflux transporter — encoded protein: MMAAEKRGAKDLTQGPIASTLLLFAIPTLASNILQSLNGSINAIWIGRFLGAQALAATANANITMFLMFSIVFGFGMASTVMIAQAAGRGDMDAARRAFGSAVGFCTLLGLVVAGGGWIGAPAMLRMLATPPEASGLALTYLRVIFIAMPATLIGVMIMMGLRGTGDARTPLIFMFVSVGVDLVLNPVLILGLGPIPAMGIGGSAAATAAAGFISMIGVILYIYAKDLPLRLRGPELAYLWPDPTQIRLLLGKGLPMGLQMIVMSATGLVMIGLVNREGFLVTAAYGAAQQIWTYLQMPSMAMGGAVSAMVAQNVGAERWDRIGRITGFGMGYLLLITGTMVGVILLFHAPILSLFLGDNEMAIQAAWHMQLLASWSFMLFGCTMILFGVMRANGVVVKPLLILITTLFGVRLAFYHWAYPHLGADALWLSFPISSGSSLLLAALVYRQGGWRKAKLLVPVHEEECRESINAESEPAGRLAPTG
- a CDS encoding valine--tRNA ligase, whose product is MTELPKTFDPAEIESRWYAHWESKGLFRPERPGAEPFTIVNPPPNVTGSLHIGHALDNTLQDIVIRYERLRGKDALWVVGTDHAGIATQMVVERQLNAVGQKRTDFSRDDFVAKVWEWKAESGGAITRQLRRLGCSMDWANERFTMDEGFSKAVLKVFVELHKRGLLYRDKRLVNWDPHFRSAISDLEVETKEVKGGFWHFRYPLADGVKLANGADHIVVATTRPETMLADMAVAVHPEDPRYKDVIGKDILQPITGRRFKVVADDYADPELGSGAVKITPGHDFNDFEVGKRAGFKAADMLNMFDADANVIQSADGLIPDRFLGLHRFCRDGVDGARELVVAEMKALGLLVPYVTKNKEGEEIEADAEPRTIQTPFGDRSGVVIEPWLTDQWYVDAEKLSIAPMQAVRDGRIEIVPKTWEKTFFNWMENIQPWCVSRQLWWGHQIPAWYDEDGNPYVAESEEEAQALAGNKKLTRDPDVLDTWFSSALWPFGTLGWPEQTETLKRHYPNDLLISGFDILFFWDARMAMQGLEFMSDVPWRKLYLHGLVRAADGQKMSKSKGNVVDPLGLIDKFGADALRFFMSAMESQGRDVKMDEKRVEGYRNFATKLWNAARFLQSNGVTASTTHEAPHAEAPVNRWIIAETVATVQAIDTAMAELRFDAAANAIYHFVWDQFCDWYIELTKGSMDEETRAVAGWAFDQILVMLHPFMPFITEELWNLTGERESELIVARWPQALYAVDAQAQAEIDWLIRLISAMRTARTELNVPPGAKLRVIARDASEETRRRIDRQGAALARLGRVESLSFGDAVEGGAAQVVVDEATFILPLEGVIDIGAEQARLAKALASAEKERDSLSGRLSNPSFVEKAKPEAVAKAREDHAEKAAEAERLKAALDRLA
- a CDS encoding DUF2497 domain-containing protein; translation: MGDMSKEPSMEDILSSIKRIIAEEGEEAVQPVSRRGKSDAAPKQAAETTDPAVEEVLELTDEVGAEEPMPAHKTSRAPRIEAAVEDNSILSVESEVAARHSLSTLSSMLVTPKDGEDNTLDGLVRAMLKPMLKEWLDARLPALVEDMVAKEIARITAR
- a CDS encoding TolC family outer membrane protein produces the protein MTAKQVFLRYSAATVLLLLNAGMASAETLQGALAKAYRSNPTLTGTRAQQRATDENVPLRKADGRPAVGTTAEFQELIVKPARSFLAPDRSLAGTANVSVPIYQGGAVRNGVKAAKVRVEAGQANLRGTEASIFSQVVAAYMDVIRDSAIVSFNMGNVNALEVNLQASSDRFEVGDLTRTDVAQSESRLALARSDLQTARANLITSRENYIALVGAAPDDLQPPPPLPGLPASPETAVQVALADNPDIIAARKLREAARYDVRVAKAGVLPTLSGFAQGSYTHYLGSLHEAGNPDPSQTNKQVVAGATLRLPLYQGGRPGAQVRQNQALESQAIEQEIEVERGIIAQTRSAYASWQASLQSIESNQKAVEAANLSLEGVRAENSVGSRTIIDILNAEQEALNAKVQLVSARRNAYVAGFSLLAAMGHAEADDLSLETGALYNPMVNYDRVKGKWFDWDFDPAPKPQATRTVDTPVQNANVPAGLGQQP
- a CDS encoding protein-L-isoaspartate O-methyltransferase family protein — translated: MTEQNFSSMRAAMVESQLRTSDVDDQRVIAAMAKVPREDFVPAERRAMAYIDRAVPLSNGRALNPPLATGRLLKEGRVEEGDRVLLIGAATGYSAALLTALGAKVTAVEAEDGPQLLDGAAKVVRGALAAGAPEGAPYDLLFIDGAVEEVPAALVQQLADGARVVTGLVERGVTRLCSGRVISGVLGLASLADLEMVVLPGFSAPERFVF
- a CDS encoding sulfite exporter TauE/SafE family protein, with the protein product MDWLHGIAGLFVGLMVGLTGVGGGSLMAPILILLFGVAPATAVGTDLWFAAITKSVGGTIHHRHGGPDGGPDYEVVKRLCLGSLPAALIMLLILSQTHVEQIKGGIVTMGLGFVLIATAVAMLLRGRFHRWALARRVGTADSFTRWQPALTVAAGALLGGMVTLTSVGAGAIGATLLLALYPIRMRMQRLVATDIVHAVPLTLVAGLGHLWIGNVNSELLLNLLLGSIPGIIIGSLLATRASDRVLQPLLAVILAVVGWRLIA
- a CDS encoding glutathione S-transferase family protein — translated: MMKLFIGNKAYSSWSLRGWLACKLSGLPFEEVVVPLYDEVWEKRREGDEFAPSSGKVPILWDGDDTVVWDSLAIIEYLNEKTGGDKFWPADTAARAMARSMAAEMHSSFAALRREHSMNIRQIYAAVPPSEAVAQDIARIMQLWAQARARYGGIGDFLFGEFSAADVMFAPVVTRFITYQLPVARFADAYMQAIIAHPWMQEWIGGAQAEEWVIDRFEAPPQAG
- the ndk gene encoding nucleoside-diphosphate kinase; this translates as MAVTRTFSIIKPDATRRNLTGAVTKKLEEAGLRVVASKRIRMSREQAEGFYAVHKERPFFADLVAFMISGPVVVQVLEGEDAVKRNRDIMGATNPANADEGTIRKEYAESIEANSVHGSDSEENAAIEIAYFFKSDEIVG
- a CDS encoding DNA polymerase III subunit chi; its protein translation is MQVDFYQLSRDPVDQVLPAIAARILGLGERLLVVAQDEAQLGRISTGLWAGPPESFIAHGRAGEGKDSLQPVLLAQDCVPANGARHIALADGLWREEALDFDRAFYFFDAVTIDGARESWRSLSKRDGVTSRFWRQEQGKWVQGP
- a CDS encoding leucyl aminopeptidase, with the protein product MEIAFSPVRPDADTLVFAVPKGGFDALPVAAAATLAAGAVAARFTGEAGASFESFAEEGGKVLRVVLVGTGAGADTDMERAGAALTARLLTSGATHAAVEFFGGASGEKAAHFAFGALLRAWRIDTYRTRQPEKAKPTLTKISLVANGAEAEWQRLAAVAEGVAFTRELVSEPANILYPESFVERCRHLEQMGVKITVLDKAAMAELGMGALLGVAQGSVREPRLLAMEWDGTGGAESKPIVFVGKGVTFDTGGISLKPGAGMEDMKWDMGGAGAVAGAMKAFAGRKAKARVVGICGLVENMPDGNAQRPGDIVTSMSGQTIEVINTDAEGRLVLCDVITWAQKTYAPEVIIDLATLTGAMIVALGDQYAGIFANDDGLAEDLIAAGKASGDQLWRFPLSDAYNKLIDSPIADMKNMGARYAGSITAAQFIKRFVDEGVKWAHLDIAGMVWADKPGATWDKGATGYGVRLIDRLVSDKFER